A genomic segment from Pectinophora gossypiella chromosome 27, ilPecGoss1.1, whole genome shotgun sequence encodes:
- the LOC126378719 gene encoding basic proline-rich protein-like, whose product MSVGLQRRVPALDEGGAGVPPAWKTGTAEPPFPSFAPPAGSPAGPAFAASPAPSTPGPGPGFGGPPYAAPGPFGSPSARPGSGGGFPAGPPPSQGHFPGGFAPPGSPFHPHGPHGPPMPPHPHMMAPLPPSSRQPN is encoded by the exons ATGTCAGTGGGCCTGCAACGGCGAGTGCCGGCGCTCGACGAGGGCGGGGCCGGAGTGCCGCCCGCTTGGAAGACGGGCACCGCGGAGCCCCCCTTCCCGTCGTTCGCGCCGCCCGCCGGCTCACCCGCAG GCCCGGCATTCGCAGCATCACCAGCGCCCTCCACGCCAGGCCCAGGGCCGGGCTTCGGGGGGCCCCCGTATGCAGCGCCAGGCCCATTCGGGTCCCCCTCGGCGCGGCCGGGCTCCGGCGGCGGCTTCCCCGCGGGCCCTCCGCCCTCGCAGGGCCACTTCCCTGGAGGCTTCGCCCCGCCAGGCTCCCCCTTTCACCCGCACGGTCCACACGGCCCCCCCATGCCGCCGCATCCGCATATGATGGCACCTTTACCCCCCTCCAGTCGACAG CCGAACTAG